One stretch of bacterium DNA includes these proteins:
- a CDS encoding alpha/beta hydrolase, protein MSLRPAILLSLAFLALAFTGVACSTLPGRSESRGADTRHRYALAGDEGPVVVFENGLGNSMRVWTPVFEPVSGFARAFAYDRAGVGGSRSETATRDGATIVRELRALLQSLELEPPYVLVGHSLGGQFVELYARTHPEEVAAVVFVDARHAEFGTRCLEAQAERCAVPWYARLLMPSGPRAELDAADATTRAIRDAGPFPPIPVRVLTGRGQPPEMPNLRRAWAESQADLVRLSPLGTQEICEDCGHYVQRDAPERVIGAIRALVE, encoded by the coding sequence GTGAGCCTGCGCCCTGCGATCCTCCTCAGCCTCGCGTTCCTCGCCCTCGCCTTCACCGGCGTCGCCTGTTCGACCCTCCCCGGCCGTTCCGAGTCCCGCGGAGCGGACACGCGCCACCGCTACGCCCTGGCCGGCGACGAAGGGCCCGTCGTGGTCTTTGAGAACGGCCTCGGCAACTCGATGCGCGTCTGGACCCCGGTCTTCGAGCCGGTCTCGGGCTTCGCGCGCGCCTTCGCCTACGACCGGGCCGGCGTCGGCGGAAGCCGCTCCGAGACGGCGACCCGGGACGGCGCGACGATCGTGCGCGAGCTCCGCGCGCTGCTCCAGTCCCTCGAGCTCGAGCCGCCCTACGTCCTCGTGGGCCACTCCCTGGGCGGCCAGTTCGTCGAGCTCTACGCGCGGACCCATCCCGAGGAGGTCGCGGCCGTCGTCTTCGTCGACGCGCGGCACGCGGAGTTCGGAACCCGGTGTCTCGAGGCGCAGGCGGAGCGGTGCGCCGTTCCCTGGTACGCGCGGCTGCTCATGCCGAGCGGACCGCGGGCCGAGCTCGATGCCGCCGATGCGACGACCCGGGCGATTCGCGACGCGGGCCCCTTTCCGCCGATTCCGGTTCGCGTACTGACCGGCCGAGGGCAGCCACCCGAGATGCCGAACCTGCGGCGCGCCTGGGCCGAGTCCCAGGCGGATCTCGTGCGGCTCTCGCCGCTGGGCACGCAGGAGATCTGCGAAGACTGCGGCCACTACGTCCAACGCGACGCGCCGGAGCGGGTGATCGGCGCGATCCGGGCCCTCGTCGAATGA
- a CDS encoding insulinase family protein — MRPPTPVEPTAPIVDIDLAPRCLEIADLPTLSRDLGERVPTELAAHMPSPEGDAAIWVDADTASPFARIAIGVPWPRVEADDAAIAGLLLSEGWTARDPEGFRARAARRGAQVRVDTTGDRLWLAASAPTTEAAVLTDLLDEVVAFASVDEETFAHARRRARLARLAAAALPATVARDRLDRLRSDPAKGAAKPPRDRAALRATLRTRFVEALDRTLVFQGFAKDRVAALGEWTRARAGSAPDRADPAERVARESEGALDLAPTDVLVVGRRGAPQVEILLAIPNAPGGRDDAPLLEVLASAVGGNVGGRLFADLRERQGLVYTIDAAQDPDGLFFVTTRARAPRVPAVVAGVEAHLRALVDVPFLDCEVATLAQRMRGEDLLERADADARYAALRTWLSHRRRPAGVELPAHPIGSITSEALRAVAHRHLNEAPIVVLVGDADAIERAFETVAPERRLRTIDDEGRID, encoded by the coding sequence GTGCGACCTCCGACGCCCGTCGAGCCCACGGCGCCGATCGTCGACATCGACCTCGCACCCCGTTGCCTCGAGATCGCGGATCTCCCGACCCTCTCGCGCGACCTTGGCGAGCGCGTGCCGACCGAGCTCGCGGCGCACATGCCATCGCCGGAGGGCGACGCGGCGATCTGGGTCGACGCCGACACCGCGTCGCCTTTCGCGCGGATCGCGATCGGCGTCCCCTGGCCCCGCGTCGAAGCGGACGACGCCGCGATCGCGGGACTCCTGCTCTCGGAAGGCTGGACCGCGCGAGATCCGGAAGGATTCCGGGCGCGCGCCGCCCGACGCGGGGCGCAGGTGCGCGTCGACACGACCGGGGATCGTCTCTGGCTCGCGGCTTCGGCACCCACGACGGAGGCGGCCGTACTGACCGATCTCCTCGACGAAGTCGTCGCGTTCGCCTCCGTGGACGAGGAAACCTTCGCCCATGCACGTCGACGCGCGCGCCTCGCCCGCCTGGCGGCCGCCGCCCTTCCTGCGACGGTCGCGCGTGATCGCCTCGATCGACTGAGAAGCGATCCGGCCAAGGGCGCCGCGAAGCCGCCCCGCGACCGGGCCGCGCTGCGAGCGACCCTGCGCACCCGATTCGTCGAGGCGCTCGATCGCACCCTCGTCTTCCAGGGATTCGCGAAGGACCGGGTCGCGGCGCTCGGTGAGTGGACCCGGGCTCGCGCCGGGTCGGCTCCCGACCGAGCCGACCCGGCGGAGCGCGTCGCGAGGGAGAGCGAAGGCGCCCTCGATCTCGCGCCGACCGACGTCCTCGTCGTCGGCCGAAGAGGCGCGCCCCAGGTCGAAATCCTCCTGGCGATTCCGAACGCGCCGGGCGGGCGCGACGATGCGCCGCTCCTCGAGGTCCTCGCGAGCGCCGTCGGCGGCAACGTCGGGGGCCGACTCTTCGCCGATCTGCGCGAGCGCCAGGGACTCGTCTACACGATCGATGCCGCACAGGATCCCGACGGTCTCTTCTTCGTCACGACCCGCGCCCGCGCCCCGCGCGTACCCGCCGTCGTCGCCGGTGTCGAAGCCCATCTCCGCGCCCTCGTCGACGTTCCCTTCCTCGACTGCGAGGTCGCGACCCTCGCGCAGCGGATGCGCGGTGAAGATCTGCTCGAACGTGCGGACGCGGACGCTCGCTATGCCGCGCTCCGCACGTGGCTCTCGCACCGGAGACGTCCGGCGGGGGTCGAGCTCCCCGCCCACCCGATCGGGTCGATCACGTCCGAGGCCCTCCGCGCCGTCGCCCATCGACACCTGAACGAAGCCCCGATCGTCGTGCTGGTCGGCGACGCCGATGCGATCGAGCGAGCCTTCGAGACCGTCGCGCCGGAACGCCGGCTCCGGACGATCGATGACGAGGGGCGGATCGACTGA
- a CDS encoding alpha/beta hydrolase, whose amino-acid sequence MTVKNASTVLLVVAGLLVLTGCAAQRETLGAAMAYRGADWPSERVRLDLAYRDGADFDDEKHRLDLFLPAEGRTGWPTLVFVHGGGWTHGDRRLGAFGVEPIRNLGRFYAARGYGVVVPSYRLQPGVDWSAQVDDVAAAVAWARENVARYGGDPEAIALGGHSAGAWLAARVGLDDAPLARHGTDRRGLCGLVLVSGAGYDLADEATYEAGASRAYFEQRFGGEGDWEARASVVTNVDPPTPPALLLTAEGEGPTFERQSNRLYEVVSPLAPASKRHEVAGQNHQRILVSMSLEGDPVSETALAFLDGIDCTGRDR is encoded by the coding sequence GTGACGGTAAAGAACGCTTCGACGGTCCTGCTGGTCGTCGCGGGTCTGCTCGTCCTGACGGGCTGTGCGGCCCAGCGCGAGACCCTGGGCGCGGCGATGGCCTATCGCGGGGCCGACTGGCCGAGCGAGCGGGTCCGGCTCGACCTCGCCTATCGCGATGGCGCGGACTTCGACGACGAGAAGCATCGTCTCGATCTCTTCCTCCCCGCCGAAGGCAGGACCGGCTGGCCGACGCTCGTCTTCGTGCACGGCGGCGGCTGGACCCACGGCGATCGTCGCCTCGGCGCGTTCGGGGTCGAACCGATCCGGAACCTGGGTCGCTTCTACGCCGCGCGCGGTTATGGCGTCGTCGTGCCGAGCTATCGCCTGCAACCCGGCGTCGACTGGTCCGCTCAGGTCGACGACGTCGCGGCGGCGGTCGCCTGGGCGCGCGAGAACGTCGCTCGCTACGGCGGAGACCCGGAGGCGATCGCCCTCGGCGGGCATTCGGCAGGCGCCTGGCTTGCCGCGCGCGTCGGCCTCGACGATGCGCCTCTCGCGCGTCACGGCACGGATCGCCGCGGGCTCTGCGGTCTCGTCCTCGTGAGCGGCGCGGGCTACGACCTGGCCGACGAAGCGACCTACGAGGCGGGAGCGAGCCGCGCCTACTTCGAGCAGCGTTTCGGGGGCGAAGGCGATTGGGAGGCCCGGGCCTCGGTCGTGACGAACGTCGACCCGCCGACGCCGCCGGCGCTCCTGCTGACGGCGGAGGGCGAGGGACCGACCTTCGAGCGACAGTCGAACCGGCTCTACGAGGTCGTCTCGCCGCTCGCGCCGGCCTCGAAGCGCCACGAGGTCGCGGGCCAGAACCACCAACGCATCCTCGTCTCGATGAGTCTGGAGGGCGATCCGGTCTCCGAGACGGCGCTCGCCTTCCTCGACGGGATCGACTGCACGGGGCGCGACCGTTAG
- a CDS encoding M48 family metalloprotease yields MRARRGLLSLAVLVLLGAGGCATPPLPPMGADRTTMQLDPDEQALWKESRAIQYEIESAGLHFENAAVDAYLAQVLERSTPARMKQAGLEPRIEVISDINIDGYSFANGVIYIHTALLAQMTDETMLATMLTREMAHIVNRNALRAKREKRRNADTMAWIGVGSSMVEGGGNAKLLVQAAQMTSAVNFHHTIETIADERGLEFLDEAGYAVGDTPRLYETTIAYIGEVHAQGVWGWVPFVPPAPVVARVQGMKTLIQTKYPDQQATRSPLLDPSAFERRIHPVTIRQAELELAAGLFLSAEKTARRATESDTRDPKPWILLGRALSGQRTKPIPNRPTPSITQVREAFEEALRRDRESAVAVRELAMSYYKTNGTSRSDEDSKQALDRFRRYLRMDPNAKDRGYVESYIRELSEGGR; encoded by the coding sequence ATGAGGGCGCGACGGGGTCTTCTCTCTCTCGCCGTGCTCGTCCTGCTCGGCGCCGGCGGTTGCGCGACGCCGCCGCTCCCGCCGATGGGAGCCGACCGGACGACCATGCAGCTCGATCCCGACGAGCAGGCGCTCTGGAAGGAGTCACGGGCGATCCAGTACGAGATCGAATCCGCCGGCCTCCACTTCGAGAACGCCGCGGTCGACGCCTACCTGGCGCAGGTCCTCGAACGCTCGACCCCGGCCCGCATGAAGCAGGCGGGACTCGAGCCGCGGATCGAGGTGATCTCCGACATCAACATCGACGGCTACTCGTTCGCGAACGGCGTGATCTACATCCACACGGCGTTGCTCGCGCAGATGACCGACGAGACGATGCTCGCCACGATGCTGACCCGCGAGATGGCGCACATCGTGAACCGGAACGCGCTGCGGGCGAAGCGGGAGAAGCGACGCAACGCGGACACGATGGCGTGGATCGGGGTGGGCTCGTCGATGGTCGAGGGCGGCGGAAACGCGAAGCTTCTCGTGCAGGCCGCGCAGATGACGAGCGCCGTCAACTTCCACCACACGATCGAGACGATCGCGGACGAGCGCGGTCTCGAGTTTCTCGACGAGGCCGGCTACGCCGTCGGCGACACGCCGCGCCTCTACGAGACGACGATCGCCTATATCGGCGAGGTCCACGCGCAGGGCGTCTGGGGCTGGGTGCCCTTCGTGCCGCCGGCCCCGGTGGTCGCGCGCGTCCAGGGCATGAAGACGCTGATCCAGACGAAGTATCCGGACCAGCAGGCGACGCGTTCGCCGCTCCTCGATCCGTCCGCCTTCGAGCGGCGAATCCATCCCGTCACGATCCGCCAGGCGGAGCTCGAGCTGGCGGCCGGGCTCTTCCTCTCCGCCGAGAAGACGGCGCGTCGCGCGACCGAGAGCGACACGCGGGACCCGAAGCCCTGGATCCTGCTGGGGCGCGCACTCTCGGGGCAACGAACGAAGCCGATCCCGAACCGACCGACGCCCTCGATCACGCAGGTCCGCGAGGCCTTCGAGGAAGCGCTTCGCCGGGATCGAGAGAGCGCAGTGGCGGTTCGCGAGCTGGCGATGTCCTACTACAAGACGAACGGGACGAGTCGGAGCGACGAGGATTCGAAGCAGGCGCTCGACCGCTTCCGTCGCTACCTGCGGATGGATCCGAATGCCAAGGATCGGGGATACGTCGAGAGCTACATCCGGGAGCTCTCGGAAGGAGGCCGATGA
- a CDS encoding insulinase family protein, giving the protein MIRRALATLTLAATLLVPLATAAATCPPPPGFEAALARAIPEIVSGRLDNGLRFVLVPRAHDPALSIRVAYDVGARDEAIGREGVAHLFEHMMFKGGGRVPDGGHFRVIRDVGGYTNAITDYDTTQYWQNVPRAALERTLFLEAERMRGLRLSEANLANQRAAIREEGLGLENQPYVNAALAFGLSLFEGTPYAHSPLGTPESLASMSAPEAEAFQRQWYAPSNAVVVLVGGFETEEARAILERTLGAVPARPAPPERERSTLEGTPRNVVAEDPLAPFPILATVWNGVAADDPDLPAIAVLDDVLLGHPDARLVRTLTRDNALEAFSLPLAFRDLGLLAWAFVPRTFVSTATLRARIQEETRRLLDRPPDSEETCHSVQRVLRARLALVADAEGVGAALARAALFQGDPRAFEQELSAIARVEPDQLARVAERVFEGPMHTLEVEPVGLMRFVKRLLEWLPDGVGASLEGTLL; this is encoded by the coding sequence ATGATCCGTCGGGCGCTCGCCACGCTCACGCTCGCGGCGACCCTGCTCGTCCCCCTCGCCACCGCCGCCGCGACCTGCCCCCCTCCGCCCGGCTTCGAGGCGGCGCTCGCCCGCGCGATTCCCGAAATCGTCTCGGGTCGGCTCGACAACGGCCTCCGCTTCGTCCTCGTTCCCCGGGCGCACGATCCGGCGCTGTCGATTCGCGTCGCCTATGACGTGGGCGCGCGCGACGAGGCGATTGGACGCGAGGGCGTCGCCCACCTCTTCGAGCACATGATGTTCAAGGGCGGCGGACGTGTCCCCGACGGCGGTCATTTCCGCGTGATTCGCGACGTCGGCGGCTACACGAACGCGATCACCGACTACGACACGACCCAGTACTGGCAGAACGTCCCGCGCGCCGCCCTCGAACGAACGCTCTTCCTCGAAGCCGAACGAATGCGCGGGCTCCGGCTGAGCGAAGCGAACCTCGCGAACCAGCGCGCGGCGATCCGCGAAGAAGGCCTGGGGCTCGAAAACCAGCCCTATGTGAACGCGGCCCTCGCCTTCGGGCTCTCGCTCTTCGAGGGCACGCCCTACGCCCACAGTCCGCTGGGCACGCCGGAATCCCTCGCCTCGATGAGCGCCCCGGAGGCCGAGGCGTTCCAACGGCAGTGGTACGCCCCCTCGAACGCCGTCGTCGTCCTCGTCGGCGGCTTCGAGACCGAGGAGGCGCGCGCGATCCTCGAACGGACCCTCGGTGCCGTCCCCGCGCGTCCGGCGCCGCCCGAACGCGAGCGTTCGACGCTCGAGGGAACGCCGCGCAACGTCGTCGCGGAGGACCCCCTCGCCCCCTTCCCCATTCTGGCGACCGTCTGGAACGGCGTCGCCGCGGACGATCCCGACCTTCCGGCCATCGCCGTCCTCGACGACGTCCTGCTCGGCCATCCGGACGCCCGCCTCGTCCGCACGCTCACCCGGGACAACGCCCTCGAAGCGTTCTCGCTTCCGCTCGCGTTCCGCGACCTCGGCCTGTTGGCCTGGGCCTTCGTCCCCCGGACCTTCGTTTCGACGGCGACGCTGCGTGCGCGCATCCAAGAAGAGACCCGACGACTGCTCGATCGACCGCCGGACTCGGAGGAGACCTGCCACTCGGTGCAGCGGGTGCTCCGCGCGCGCCTCGCCCTCGTCGCGGATGCGGAAGGCGTCGGGGCCGCGCTCGCCCGCGCCGCGCTCTTCCAGGGCGATCCACGCGCCTTCGAGCAGGAGCTGTCCGCGATCGCACGGGTCGAGCCGGACCAGCTCGCGCGCGTGGCCGAACGGGTCTTCGAAGGACCGATGCACACGCTCGAAGTGGAGCCCGTCGGCCTCATGCGCTTCGTGAAGCGCCTGCTCGAGTGGCTGCCCGATGGCGTCGGCGCCTCGCTCGAGGGGACGCTCCTTTGA